The following are encoded together in the Methylomonas methanica MC09 genome:
- a CDS encoding cation:proton antiporter gives MNLDVFLSLFSLMLISLAVFLLSKKLKLPYTVLLVIAGSLLIPLSRLEFFSFITSFELTPELLFFVFLPILIFESAYNMNIRNVTENIYSIGSLAVVGLLISTLFVGIGGFYAFEFLGVDIPMLVLLLFGAIISATDPVAVLALFKEYGAPQRLTLIFEGESLFNDATGFAAFLVILDLITEGYHGFSSAGAALFSFVTMLGGGIVFGLIMGFLFAKLIETVKGNEHLEITLTLLVAHFTFILTEVISEHLVIGGQEIRLSSIVATLIASMVIGNFGRYKMSPDVEEYMEKFWGYFAFVTNSLVFILMGLLFADLAIDLNIALWPILLCIVTVVIGRAISVYPLMWLMNKLGRERPIPRNWMHLMAWGSLRGSLAVIMVLLIPDDLTVPNWHFNFSVKDFVSAVTIGSIYFTLLVKATTIGKVMHALGIDALTGMEQVGYHKSKAQIYDKTLHKLDVLLNDQQLTQKQYDRLKLRYESLYQIACLECKNAIGESDSLIENMLRTYALGIQKEELKDIFQRGEIEEKTYKKITNMLSIQTERIKRGQQQVQSVNEHFPIDSLERFVLLVSRLIFWRDHSFKDQELYRYYRALSKISGKVVKELNAVEGSSLSAVFDDKTALEKLLNLYKSIQENTHEKMLAVIHKNEELLSQVNEASAAQSLAVLQEDTLDKLHKNEIITNKLYIMLRHELEQKSH, from the coding sequence ATGAATCTTGACGTGTTTTTATCGCTTTTCAGCCTGATGCTGATCTCCTTAGCGGTTTTTCTACTGTCGAAAAAACTCAAACTGCCTTACACGGTATTGCTGGTAATCGCCGGCTCTTTATTGATACCGCTTTCCCGCCTGGAATTTTTTTCCTTTATCACCAGTTTTGAACTAACGCCCGAGTTGCTGTTTTTTGTGTTTTTACCGATTCTGATTTTCGAATCGGCCTATAACATGAACATTCGCAACGTGACCGAAAACATATACTCCATAGGCTCCCTGGCCGTGGTGGGTTTATTGATTTCCACGCTGTTTGTCGGCATAGGCGGCTTTTATGCTTTCGAGTTTTTAGGGGTGGATATCCCCATGCTGGTTCTGCTGTTGTTCGGGGCGATTATTTCCGCGACCGACCCGGTGGCGGTACTGGCCCTGTTTAAGGAATACGGCGCGCCGCAGCGCTTGACCCTGATCTTCGAGGGCGAGAGCTTATTCAACGACGCCACCGGTTTCGCCGCCTTTTTAGTGATATTGGACCTGATTACGGAAGGCTACCACGGCTTTAGCTCGGCAGGCGCCGCCCTGTTTTCCTTCGTCACGATGCTGGGCGGCGGCATCGTTTTCGGTCTGATTATGGGGTTTTTATTTGCGAAGCTGATCGAGACCGTCAAGGGCAACGAGCACCTGGAAATCACTCTGACCCTGCTGGTGGCCCACTTTACCTTCATCCTGACCGAAGTCATTTCCGAGCACTTGGTTATCGGCGGCCAGGAAATCCGGCTGTCATCCATTGTAGCCACCCTGATCGCCTCCATGGTTATCGGTAATTTCGGCCGCTACAAAATGTCGCCGGATGTTGAAGAGTACATGGAAAAATTCTGGGGCTATTTTGCTTTCGTCACCAACTCGCTGGTATTCATCCTGATGGGGTTGTTATTCGCCGACTTGGCGATCGACCTGAATATCGCCTTGTGGCCTATTCTGCTGTGCATTGTCACCGTCGTGATTGGCCGCGCCATTTCCGTTTATCCGCTAATGTGGCTGATGAATAAATTAGGCAGGGAACGGCCGATTCCGCGCAATTGGATGCATTTAATGGCCTGGGGCAGTTTGCGCGGCTCGCTGGCGGTTATCATGGTGCTGTTAATTCCGGACGATTTAACCGTACCGAACTGGCACTTTAATTTCAGCGTCAAGGACTTCGTGTCCGCCGTTACCATAGGCAGCATCTATTTCACCCTGCTGGTGAAAGCCACCACCATAGGTAAAGTCATGCATGCGTTGGGCATCGACGCTCTGACCGGCATGGAACAAGTTGGTTATCACAAAAGCAAAGCGCAAATTTACGACAAAACCTTGCACAAATTGGACGTACTGTTAAACGATCAGCAACTGACTCAAAAGCAATACGATCGGCTAAAACTGCGTTATGAAAGCTTGTATCAAATCGCTTGCCTGGAATGCAAAAACGCCATCGGTGAATCCGATAGCCTAATAGAAAATATGTTGCGTACGTATGCCCTGGGTATCCAAAAAGAAGAATTGAAAGACATTTTTCAACGCGGTGAAATCGAGGAGAAAACCTATAAAAAAATCACCAACATGCTTAGCATTCAAACCGAGCGCATCAAACGCGGTCAACAACAGGTGCAATCGGTAAACGAGCATTTTCCCATCGACAGCCTGGAACGCTTCGTATTGCTGGTTAGCCGGCTGATATTTTGGCGCGATCACAGCTTTAAAGACCAAGAACTGTATCGTTATTACCGGGCATTGAGCAAAATCAGCGGTAAAGTCGTAAAAGAACTCAATGCGGTGGAAGGCTCCAGCCTCAGTGCGGTGTTTGACGATAAAACCGCGCTGGAAAAACTATTGAACCTGTATAAAAGCATTCAGGAGAACACCCACGAAAAAATGTTGGCTGTGATCCACAAGAATGAGGAACTGCTTTCCCAGGTTAACGAGGCTTCCGCGGCACAGTCCTTGGCCGTACTGCAAGAAGATACTCTGGATAAACTGCATAAAAACGAGATTATCACTAATAAACTCTACATCATGCTGCGCCATGAGTTGGAGCAAAAGTCGCATTAA
- the secF gene encoding protein translocase subunit SecF, producing the protein MKPIRQLDFLGKRKLAFIFSSILLLISVISFFVNGLSFGIDFTGGSVYEMHYNQSVDLEKMRSTLAERGFADANVQHFGSSEEVLLRLKPIENINQQELGQQILDAANASQPEPGEMRRVEFVGPQVGDELLDDGGLALLFAFIGVMIYVSIRFEWKFSVGAVLALIHDSVITLGFFSVFHWEFDMTVLSAILAIIGYSINDTIVVYDRIRETFRISRKTDVEEITNNALNETLGRTILTSFTVFLTVLALVFLGGKTIHGFAIAMLIGVVVGTYSSIYVASAIALALGLNKEDLLITQKESVLDDLP; encoded by the coding sequence ATGAAACCCATACGGCAACTTGATTTTCTCGGCAAAAGAAAACTGGCCTTTATCTTTTCCAGTATTTTGCTTTTAATCTCGGTGATATCGTTTTTCGTGAACGGTTTGTCGTTTGGCATCGATTTCACCGGCGGCAGTGTTTACGAAATGCACTACAACCAATCCGTCGACCTGGAAAAAATGCGTTCAACCTTGGCCGAACGCGGCTTTGCCGATGCCAATGTACAGCATTTCGGCAGTTCGGAAGAAGTGTTGCTGAGATTGAAACCCATTGAAAATATCAACCAACAGGAATTGGGACAACAAATTCTGGATGCCGCCAACGCCAGCCAGCCGGAACCCGGCGAAATGCGCAGGGTCGAGTTCGTCGGCCCGCAAGTCGGCGACGAATTGCTCGACGACGGCGGTCTGGCGTTGCTGTTCGCTTTTATCGGCGTCATGATCTATGTCAGCATCCGCTTCGAATGGAAGTTCTCGGTCGGGGCGGTGTTAGCCTTGATTCACGACTCCGTCATCACACTCGGCTTTTTCTCGGTATTCCACTGGGAATTCGACATGACCGTGCTGTCGGCGATACTGGCGATTATCGGTTATTCCATAAACGACACCATCGTGGTTTACGACCGTATTCGCGAAACCTTTCGCATCAGCCGAAAAACGGACGTCGAAGAAATTACCAACAATGCCCTCAACGAAACCCTGGGCCGTACCATCCTGACGTCGTTTACAGTCTTTTTAACGGTGTTGGCGCTGGTGTTTTTGGGCGGTAAAACCATACACGGCTTCGCGATCGCCATGCTGATAGGCGTGGTTGTCGGTACTTACTCATCGATTTATGTGGCCAGCGCGATTGCGCTGGCCTTAGGGTTAAACAAGGAAGACCTGCTGATCACGCAAAAAGAAAGCGTGCTAGACGACTTACCCTAA
- a CDS encoding IS1380 family transposase, with protein MARFKLKASKKEFTSYAGLALVGQCMDIINVEAVVDGRIPVSQGIKTSDVVKSATGLLSIGKSDFEAIEPFREDRFFKQALNLRKVPGSVWLRQRLDRVSDKLREPLDEMSVRLIERADAPITAHKGYVCLDMDTFVMDQSGSKKEDVGRTYQGVDGYTPVAAYLGNEGWCIGLELRPGRWHSSLEIEYFLERLLPRVERLVPTDQAVLMRKDSGFDSAKLLFAVAAEKERWAAVDRSFEYLVKWNPRRQDKDHWVAQAEAAGSFVEKRPGKREALFSMSVERAFGKQTRRFRLVIRLIERTITRHGQHLLMPDIELEGWWTSLDDEEALVIERYRDHGTHEQFHSEFKTDLDLERLPSGKFDTNDVILRLGMLAYNCLRLLGQLGLLGDLAPIRHPAKRRRIRTVLQEIMYRAAQVIHKARQWWLDLGQASPVARLFEYLQHRLVVQPKAAPG; from the coding sequence ATGGCCCGCTTCAAACTGAAAGCTTCAAAAAAGGAATTTACCTCGTATGCCGGACTGGCCTTGGTCGGCCAATGTATGGATATTATCAACGTCGAAGCGGTCGTCGATGGACGAATACCGGTCTCGCAAGGTATCAAGACTTCCGACGTCGTGAAATCGGCGACCGGCCTGCTTAGTATCGGCAAGAGTGACTTCGAGGCGATTGAGCCGTTTCGGGAAGATCGGTTTTTCAAGCAGGCGCTGAACCTGCGCAAAGTGCCTGGCAGTGTTTGGCTGCGGCAACGCCTGGACCGCGTCAGTGACAAGCTGCGCGAACCGCTAGACGAGATGTCGGTCCGTCTGATTGAACGTGCCGACGCACCGATCACCGCGCACAAAGGCTACGTCTGTCTGGACATGGATACCTTTGTGATGGATCAAAGCGGCAGCAAGAAAGAAGACGTCGGTCGCACCTACCAAGGCGTGGATGGTTATACACCGGTGGCGGCCTATCTGGGCAACGAAGGCTGGTGTATTGGTCTGGAGCTGCGCCCCGGGCGCTGGCATTCGTCGCTGGAGATTGAGTATTTTCTGGAGCGACTGTTACCGCGCGTCGAGCGCTTGGTGCCGACGGATCAAGCGGTACTGATGCGCAAGGATTCCGGTTTCGATAGCGCCAAACTGCTGTTTGCGGTGGCGGCTGAAAAAGAGCGCTGGGCCGCCGTGGATCGGAGCTTCGAGTACCTGGTGAAATGGAACCCGCGCCGTCAGGACAAAGACCATTGGGTCGCGCAAGCCGAGGCCGCAGGTAGCTTTGTCGAAAAACGACCCGGCAAACGCGAGGCGCTGTTTTCGATGAGCGTCGAACGTGCCTTCGGCAAACAAACCCGACGCTTCCGGCTGGTGATTCGACTGATCGAGCGCACCATCACCCGGCACGGACAACACCTGCTGATGCCTGACATCGAGCTGGAAGGCTGGTGGACCAGTCTGGACGACGAGGAAGCCCTGGTGATCGAACGTTATCGCGACCACGGCACCCACGAACAATTCCACTCCGAATTCAAGACCGATCTTGACCTGGAACGCCTGCCATCCGGCAAATTCGACACCAATGACGTCATCCTGCGCTTGGGCATGCTGGCTTACAACTGCCTGCGGTTGCTCGGGCAATTAGGCCTGCTCGGCGACTTGGCGCCGATCCGACACCCAGCCAAGCGGCGGCGGATCAGAACCGTGTTACAGGAAATCATGTATCGCGCCGCGCAGGTGATTCATAAAGCTCGCCAGTGGTGGCTGGATTTGGGGCAAGCATCGCCGGTTGCCAGACTGTTTGAGTATTTGCAGCATCGTTTGGTGGTGCAGCCGAAAGCCGCGCCTGGGTAA
- a CDS encoding oxidoreductase yields MTQKLNTSQFTQLTLGIPGFEYKDLYDAKRLADLLDVFDQSVEQHDADLFAEISAYRACAGEGMKPEEISELLVRTAPLVGTFVARLFNVTDVREQQISHIRGEFDAVFVYRTEIVGKLASRFKGQTTEGWDINQLQQQLEALLVATGKQTLFNEDPELAVSQLGAELWRLSQQTDLSDTDVAILKSQINEQPVLVLSCDSATGLISCLLDIVYRWSFAAKQVPELQAMVAKWLSFKVPEKTNLDNLVEHASVEQTGYGVWACDEHHHRRRDGFALTDKRFNQRQTLYEVDHCIYCHDRDNDSCSKGIKNKKDATFKTNHLGALMTGCPLEEKISEMHVVKRQGDNIGALAMIIIDNPMCPGTGHRICNDCMRGCIYQKTESVNIPQIETNVLTDVLFMPWGFEIYSLLTRWNPLNIKRSTALPYNGKNVLVAGMGPAGYTLAHYLLNEGFGVVGIDALKIEPLPLYLTGDKDTIPQPVIDFKDLYEELDKRVMLGFGGVAEYGITVRWDKNFLKVIYLTLLRRAAFKCYGGIRFGGTVSIDEAWELGFDHIAIASGAGKPTIIDLKNNLIRGIRKASDFLMGLQLTGAAKESSLANLQVRLPAGVIGGGLTAIDTATELLAYYPGQVSKILNRYDKLVAKYGEQTVRSRYDAEELEILEEFLAHGRIIEQERERAAAAGETPDFLPFLKQWGGVTLFYRKGIKDSPAYRQNHEEIHEALSEGIYLAEGMSPLEAIEDQYGHLRAVRFEKLTEQDGKWRKTDEVEVKLRGLFIAAGTAPNTIYQSEHPRTFVMDSKFYKRHEPDWLQGQAELVPMADDAQVKVGKPAPFTSYNSNGRYITFYGDNHPVYAGNVVKAMASAKDGYPYVVKLFANELAALDPSQQAARDQQLLDLQQRLDATFLAQVVEVNRLTPTIIEVVIKAPAAAKNFEPGQFYRVQNYESLAPVMEGTRLAAEGLALTGAWVDKEKGLVSLIALEMGSSSRLCATWKAGDPLVLMGVTGAPTEIPTGKTVLLLGGGLGNAVLFSIGKAMRNAGNKVIYFAGYRNREDLFKVPDIEEASDLIVWAVDNRPGNEAIPVTRPQDKTFVGNIVEAMVAFGSGALGETALKLQDVDHLIVIGSDRMMAAVKAARFDALKPYLKPDHEAIGSINSPMQCMMKGVCAQCLCKHVDPESGEASYMYSCYNQDQALDYVDFPNLQARLRQNTVQEKLSSLWLTYLLENA; encoded by the coding sequence ATGACCCAAAAGCTTAATACCAGCCAATTTACGCAACTGACTCTGGGCATACCCGGCTTTGAATACAAAGACCTGTACGATGCCAAACGCCTGGCCGACTTATTGGATGTTTTCGACCAATCGGTGGAACAACACGACGCGGATTTATTCGCGGAAATAAGCGCTTACCGCGCCTGTGCCGGCGAAGGCATGAAACCGGAAGAAATTTCCGAACTGCTGGTCAGAACGGCGCCTTTGGTTGGTACTTTTGTCGCTCGGTTGTTTAACGTCACCGATGTCCGCGAGCAGCAAATCAGCCATATTCGCGGCGAATTCGATGCGGTGTTCGTCTATCGCACAGAAATAGTCGGCAAGCTTGCCAGCCGCTTCAAGGGCCAAACCACTGAGGGTTGGGATATAAACCAGTTGCAGCAACAATTGGAAGCGTTATTAGTTGCAACCGGCAAACAGACCTTATTCAATGAGGATCCCGAACTGGCCGTCAGCCAATTGGGCGCGGAACTGTGGCGGCTGTCGCAGCAAACAGACCTGAGCGATACCGATGTCGCCATTTTGAAAAGTCAAATTAATGAGCAACCGGTGCTGGTCCTGAGTTGCGATTCCGCGACCGGTTTAATAAGCTGCTTGTTGGATATCGTTTACCGCTGGAGCTTTGCTGCCAAACAAGTGCCGGAACTGCAAGCCATGGTAGCCAAATGGCTGAGCTTTAAAGTGCCGGAAAAAACCAATTTGGACAACTTGGTCGAGCATGCATCGGTCGAGCAAACAGGTTACGGCGTTTGGGCCTGCGACGAACATCATCACCGCCGCCGCGACGGTTTTGCGTTGACCGACAAACGCTTCAACCAAAGACAAACCTTATATGAGGTCGACCACTGCATCTATTGTCACGACCGCGATAACGACTCCTGCTCCAAAGGCATCAAAAACAAAAAAGACGCCACGTTTAAAACCAACCATCTCGGCGCCTTGATGACCGGCTGCCCGCTGGAAGAAAAAATCTCCGAAATGCACGTAGTTAAACGGCAGGGCGACAACATCGGCGCCTTGGCGATGATTATCATCGACAACCCGATGTGTCCGGGTACCGGCCACCGGATTTGCAACGATTGCATGCGCGGCTGTATTTACCAAAAAACCGAGTCGGTCAATATCCCGCAAATAGAAACCAACGTGTTGACCGACGTACTGTTCATGCCGTGGGGTTTCGAAATATACAGCCTGCTGACCCGCTGGAACCCGCTCAACATCAAGCGCTCCACCGCTCTGCCCTATAACGGCAAAAACGTGCTGGTAGCCGGCATGGGCCCCGCCGGATACACGCTGGCGCACTATCTGTTGAACGAAGGTTTCGGCGTGGTGGGTATCGATGCTTTAAAAATCGAGCCGTTGCCACTGTATTTGACCGGCGACAAAGACACCATTCCACAACCGGTCATCGATTTCAAAGACCTGTACGAAGAACTCGACAAACGGGTCATGCTGGGCTTCGGCGGCGTGGCCGAATACGGCATTACCGTACGTTGGGATAAAAACTTCCTGAAAGTGATTTACCTGACCTTACTGCGCCGTGCCGCTTTCAAATGCTATGGCGGCATACGTTTCGGCGGCACCGTATCGATTGATGAAGCCTGGGAATTGGGCTTCGATCATATTGCCATCGCCAGCGGCGCCGGCAAACCGACTATCATCGACCTGAAAAACAATCTGATTCGCGGCATTCGTAAAGCCTCTGACTTCTTGATGGGTTTGCAACTGACCGGTGCGGCCAAGGAATCCTCGCTGGCCAATTTGCAGGTACGCTTACCGGCCGGCGTGATCGGCGGCGGCTTGACCGCTATCGATACCGCGACCGAATTACTGGCGTATTATCCCGGCCAAGTCAGCAAAATCCTCAATCGTTACGATAAGCTGGTAGCCAAATACGGCGAACAAACCGTGCGCAGCCGTTACGATGCCGAGGAACTGGAAATTCTGGAAGAGTTTTTGGCGCACGGCCGCATCATCGAACAGGAACGCGAACGTGCGGCGGCTGCCGGCGAAACGCCCGACTTCCTGCCGTTCCTGAAGCAATGGGGCGGCGTCACGCTATTCTATCGCAAAGGGATCAAGGATTCGCCGGCTTACCGGCAAAACCACGAAGAGATACACGAAGCGCTGTCGGAAGGCATCTATCTGGCGGAAGGCATGAGCCCGCTGGAAGCAATCGAAGACCAATACGGCCATCTACGTGCCGTGCGGTTCGAAAAACTGACCGAACAAGACGGCAAATGGCGCAAAACCGATGAGGTGGAAGTAAAACTGCGCGGCTTGTTTATTGCAGCCGGAACCGCGCCGAATACTATTTACCAGTCCGAGCATCCGCGCACTTTCGTGATGGATAGCAAATTCTATAAACGCCACGAACCCGATTGGCTACAAGGCCAGGCGGAGTTGGTACCCATGGCGGACGATGCGCAAGTCAAGGTCGGCAAACCGGCGCCATTTACCTCGTATAACAGCAACGGCCGCTATATCACCTTCTACGGCGACAACCATCCGGTGTATGCCGGTAATGTGGTGAAAGCCATGGCCAGCGCCAAAGACGGCTACCCTTACGTCGTCAAACTGTTCGCCAACGAGTTGGCCGCGCTGGATCCGTCGCAACAGGCGGCTCGCGACCAACAATTGCTGGATTTACAACAACGCCTGGACGCGACCTTCCTGGCCCAGGTGGTGGAAGTGAATCGGTTGACCCCCACCATCATAGAAGTGGTCATCAAAGCGCCGGCGGCGGCGAAGAACTTTGAACCCGGCCAATTCTACCGGGTGCAAAATTATGAGTCCCTGGCCCCGGTCATGGAAGGTACCAGACTGGCGGCGGAAGGCTTGGCTCTAACCGGCGCCTGGGTCGATAAGGAAAAAGGCCTGGTTTCGCTGATTGCCTTGGAAATGGGCAGCTCCAGCCGCTTATGCGCTACCTGGAAAGCCGGCGATCCGCTGGTATTAATGGGCGTCACCGGTGCGCCTACCGAAATCCCGACCGGCAAAACCGTGCTTTTACTAGGCGGCGGCTTGGGCAACGCCGTATTGTTCTCCATCGGCAAAGCGATGCGCAATGCCGGCAACAAGGTGATTTACTTTGCCGGTTACCGTAACCGGGAAGATTTATTCAAAGTGCCGGACATCGAGGAAGCCTCCGACTTGATTGTCTGGGCGGTGGATAATCGTCCCGGCAACGAAGCGATTCCGGTTACCCGGCCGCAAGATAAAACCTTTGTCGGCAACATCGTCGAAGCCATGGTGGCGTTCGGCAGCGGCGCGTTGGGCGAAACCGCCCTGAAACTGCAAGACGTCGACCATTTGATCGTGATCGGTTCCGACCGCATGATGGCGGCCGTGAAAGCAGCTCGCTTCGATGCCTTAAAACCTTATCTGAAGCCGGATCATGAAGCCATAGGCTCGATTAACTCACCCATGCAATGCATGATGAAAGGCGTCTGCGCGCAATGCCTATGCAAGCATGTCGACCCCGAGTCGGGAGAAGCCAGCTACATGTATTCCTGCTACAACCAGGATCAGGCGCTGGATTATGTCGATTTCCCCAATCTGCAGGCCCGCTTGCGGCAGAACACGGTCCAGGAAAAACTATCCTCCCTGTGGCTGACTTATCTGTTGGAAAACGCCTGA
- a CDS encoding fatty acid cis/trans isomerase — MKIRIFAVSCLAFALLYSLPLFAVEINNPKNSQVTHLAQTISYADDIQPLLNKRCATCHACYDAPCQLKLNSAEGLARGATKTAVYDGERLEPGEPTRLFVDAHSEAEWRKKGFFSVLDDKGGDHQSLLAHMLALKRNAKDANSGKLSDDYTFELNREQMCPKPGEFSSFAEEHPNWGMPYGFPKLNIEQHQLLTRWLESGAKVTPMPSMTQSLYKQIKRWEKFLNDSDSKSQLVARYLYEHLFLGHMYFSEVANHESFTLVRSITPPGQPLREVVTTLPYNDPHVERVYYRFKRVKETIVDKTHFIYYLNDQKMARLQALFFKPQYTVKRVPGYSPERATNPFETFESIPVLSRYQFLLDNAEFFISGFIKGPVCRGQMALNVLQDRFWVMFVNPEMNFDNQASGFLAKHSEQLSLPAAEGNDIGLLGWVEYDNLSREYLEVKEQFVSKILTERGYGLRLPDLWDGGKQHNSNASLTVFRHFDSATVVKGFIGDIPKTAWVVDYPIFERLHYLLVAGFNVYGTTGHQLASRKYMDYLRMDGENNFLRFMPKSARQEMHDDWYQGIIPNLTKLYEEPLFSIEKETGIEYQTQNYKREFLVKFKAKLGAAAVKPYSINECIDQSCDVSPNEEQLQAESILSELTRLQGHVLDPFPEISFLRVMTKNPKNDLVFTLLKDKALKNLSTMFGEGIRDMPEHDKLTVVRGFLGSYPNFFFTVKSEELNTFLSDLKKIKSEESREYFFAHYGIRRSDSEFWTYFDWFNDKYSEQNGLSAGIFDLNRYDNL; from the coding sequence ATGAAAATCAGAATTTTCGCGGTCTCGTGCCTTGCATTCGCTCTGCTTTATTCTTTGCCGCTGTTTGCCGTAGAAATAAATAATCCAAAAAATTCGCAAGTAACTCATTTAGCTCAAACGATAAGCTATGCGGATGATATCCAGCCACTACTGAATAAACGCTGCGCGACTTGTCATGCCTGCTATGACGCGCCTTGCCAGTTAAAACTTAATTCAGCGGAAGGTCTGGCAAGAGGGGCTACCAAGACGGCAGTCTACGATGGCGAGCGACTCGAACCGGGCGAACCGACGCGTCTATTCGTTGATGCTCACAGCGAAGCGGAATGGCGTAAGAAAGGTTTTTTCTCGGTCTTGGATGACAAGGGCGGAGATCATCAATCGTTACTCGCGCATATGCTAGCGCTCAAACGGAATGCTAAAGATGCAAATTCAGGCAAATTATCGGACGATTATACGTTTGAATTAAATCGCGAGCAGATGTGTCCCAAGCCCGGTGAATTTTCCAGTTTCGCGGAAGAGCATCCAAATTGGGGGATGCCGTACGGTTTTCCAAAACTCAATATCGAGCAACATCAATTACTGACACGCTGGCTTGAGTCGGGGGCTAAAGTAACGCCCATGCCCAGTATGACTCAATCACTGTATAAGCAGATAAAGCGTTGGGAAAAATTTCTGAATGATTCCGATAGTAAAAGCCAATTAGTGGCTCGCTATCTCTACGAGCATTTATTTTTGGGACACATGTACTTCTCGGAAGTGGCGAATCATGAGTCTTTTACTTTGGTTCGCTCAATAACGCCGCCCGGACAACCGCTACGGGAAGTTGTGACGACACTGCCCTATAACGATCCACATGTTGAACGGGTGTACTATCGCTTTAAACGGGTGAAGGAAACCATTGTCGATAAGACGCATTTCATTTATTACTTGAACGACCAAAAAATGGCGCGTTTGCAGGCGCTGTTTTTTAAACCCCAATACACTGTCAAGCGGGTACCGGGTTACTCGCCGGAAAGAGCAACCAATCCCTTTGAAACTTTCGAAAGCATTCCGGTGCTGTCACGGTATCAGTTCCTTTTGGACAACGCCGAATTTTTCATCAGCGGTTTTATAAAAGGACCGGTTTGTCGGGGGCAAATGGCCTTGAATGTCCTGCAAGACAGGTTCTGGGTTATGTTTGTCAATCCGGAGATGAACTTTGATAATCAGGCGAGCGGCTTTTTGGCAAAGCATAGCGAGCAATTAAGTCTGCCTGCCGCGGAAGGAAACGATATTGGCCTTCTGGGTTGGGTCGAATACGATAATTTGAGTCGTGAGTATCTGGAAGTAAAAGAACAATTTGTCAGTAAAATACTGACGGAACGAGGCTATGGTCTAAGACTCCCGGATCTTTGGGATGGGGGCAAGCAGCATAACAGCAATGCGTCCCTGACGGTGTTTCGCCATTTCGACAGTGCCACGGTGGTAAAGGGATTTATCGGCGATATCCCAAAAACAGCGTGGGTCGTAGATTACCCGATATTCGAAAGATTGCATTACCTGCTTGTAGCGGGTTTTAATGTCTATGGAACCACCGGCCATCAACTCGCGAGTCGAAAATACATGGATTATTTGAGAATGGACGGCGAAAATAATTTTTTGCGCTTCATGCCTAAATCCGCGAGACAGGAAATGCACGACGATTGGTATCAAGGCATCATTCCGAATCTGACGAAATTGTACGAAGAGCCGCTGTTTAGTATCGAAAAAGAAACCGGCATTGAATACCAAACCCAAAATTACAAGCGCGAATTTCTAGTGAAATTCAAAGCCAAGTTAGGGGCGGCCGCAGTTAAGCCTTATTCAATCAATGAGTGCATTGATCAGTCTTGCGACGTCTCGCCCAATGAGGAACAGCTGCAAGCTGAAAGCATTCTGAGTGAGTTGACCCGATTACAAGGACATGTACTGGATCCCTTCCCGGAGATATCATTTCTACGCGTTATGACTAAGAATCCCAAAAACGACTTGGTTTTTACCTTGCTTAAAGACAAGGCTTTAAAAAACCTGTCTACCATGTTCGGGGAAGGAATTAGAGATATGCCCGAACACGATAAATTGACTGTCGTCCGCGGTTTTTTGGGCAGCTATCCTAATTTTTTCTTCACGGTAAAAAGTGAGGAACTGAATACGTTTCTCAGCGATTTAAAGAAAATAAAATCGGAAGAAAGCCGGGAATATTTTTTCGCCCACTATGGCATTCGACGTAGTGACTCGGAGTTCTGGACGTATTTCGATTGGTTTAACGACAAATATAGCGAGCAAAACGGCTTGAGTGCCGGGATATTTGATTTGAACCGCTACGATAATTTATAG